The genomic stretch CTGGTCGAGGAGCGGGCGGAACGTGTCGTTGAGCACGCTGCTGACGGAACCGTTGGTCTTCATGATGATCACGGCGGGCAAGTCCCCTCGATCGTCGGCGGCGGGTTCTGGGTCTTTCGACTTCCTCGCCAGCAGAAGGAACCCTACAAGGGACACATGCCCAGGGGCGCGCTCCCGCGAAGGAACGCCATGCTGAGACCCCGGGGATCGCGACCTCGACGACGAGGGGACACGCAGCAGCGACGATCGCGATCGTCAGTCGTCACGGGGCCGCCGCACCTCCTGCTCGACGAGCGCCGTGGCGATCCGGTCAGCTGCGTACGGAGCCTTCGCGAGCGTGTGGACGACGGCGGTCACGCCGGCCGCATCGACGATGACCGCTCCTGCCGCTCGGACCTCTCCGTTGATCCAGGTCGAGACCCCTTCGCGCTGCCAACTCACCGTGCGGGATGGTCCGGCACCAGGCTCGAGGGCCCAGTCGGCGTAGCGACAGAGGTCGTCGAACGTGGCCCAGATACCGCCTGCCGCTGCAAAGGAGGACTCACCGAGTGCCCAAGGCTTGATCGGGCGCCCGAAGAACGTCGGCATCACGCGCTCTGTCGGAGCGGGCACGAGCGTGGCGGAGACGATCCCCGCCGGCTCGAGCACATGGTGGCGGGCGGCGGCGAACCAGTCGCCGTGCGCTGCGTCGAGGACCGAACCGAGGAGCGCGTACCCGAGATTCGAGTAGACGAACTGGCCCCGAGGTGTGACAGGTACCGCCGATGCCGGATCCAAGGGAACGCCGACGGCCCTCCGGTACGGGTCGACGAACAGGTTGCCGCCCATCGTGACCGGCATCCGCGGCAAGCCGGAAGTGTGATGGACGAGGTCGGCGACGGTCATCTCGGTATCGGGCACCTGCGGGAGGTAGTGCGCGACCGACCGATCGACCTCGAGTGTGAGCCAGGCCGTCGTACCGACGACACCTTTCGTGATGCTCCCCCACTCGAGCAGCGATGCGGCGGCGTACGGTCCGCGAGGCTCCCGAACGGCGCGCCAGCTCTCAGCCGTGCGAACACTCGCACGCCAGTCCCCGGAGCTTGTCAGCGGATTCCGCACCGTGTCCCTCTCTCTGATGAGGGGCGATCGTGGCGGCGCAGCCGTCACGTATCCCTCACGCTTGCCAGGTTGTGCACCTCAGTGACATGTAGCACTCTAGGTGATCGCACCACGCCCGTGGTGATGACGAGGGGGAAGACCATGAAGAAGACGATTCCGGTCGTGTCGGCGACCATGACCACCGCGATCGCGGCAGCACTCCTGATCGCTGCGCCTGCACAAGCCCAGAGCGCGACCCGCGTCGAGGTTCCGTCGAACGTCGTGATCGACGAGAGCTTCGATCCCACCGGGGAGGTCGTCGTCGCCGGCGACGGACGGTCCGCCCGGTCGGGGAACTGCAAGGACCGAGCGTTCGCAGTCGTGGCGAAGATGACGCAGTCCCTGAACGGCTGCAGCGTCATCGGCTCGAAGGCATCGACCCAGGTGCAGTACAAGTGGTTCAAGCACCAGGGCAATTCGAGCCCCTGCATCTGGGGGAAGTCGTTCAACTCGAAGCACGCGCCGACTTGGACGACCTTGGACTGCGGAACCGGTCGCTCGAAGTCCGTCCCGTGGGGGAATGTGGCTGCCACCAAGAAGATGAAGGGCCTCACCGGCGTCGGCTGGGCCGGAGTGCAGTGGCAGTGATCCCAGAGCGATCGCGGCGACGCAGCGTCGAGGCCCTGGCCTCGACCTGCGTCGCCGCAGCCGTCCTGTCCGGGTGCTCGACGGGCTCCGACGAGCACGACCGTGGCCTGCCGCCGGCGCAAGCTCCTGCGCGCCTGCCAGGACCGGCTCTCGACGCGTCGGCGATGGAGAACTTAGCCGATGAGCTTCGCGCAACGGTGCCGTGCACGCGGGCAGATGCTCTGCTGGACGACCTCGCGTTCTGGGACACCATGCGCGGCTTCGACTGCCTCGATGGTGACGCACCGACGTTCATCCGCGTCTACGCGCACACAGCGTCAGTGCCCCAGACCCTCGTGGAATGGGACGGCACGTTCGGGCCAGAGCGGGCAGTCACCAGGGGAGCGAATTGGTACGTGATCGGCACTCCCGCAACCGTCTCGGCCGTGAAGCCTCCTGGCGAGGCACCTCGAACGGCGAACGATCTCGGGTCGCCGGTTCCCCTGACGGCGGAGCAGGACTACCTGACGACCTGCATGCTGTACGTCTCGAGCGAGAGCCAGCGGTACGTCCGGCATCCGGAGCAGCGAAGCGCGTCCGCCGACCAGTACGGCGCGCTCTTCCCTGGCATCACCGCCGCCGTCCACGCGGCGGTCGACGATCTCGGGCGGAGCAAGGTGACGCAGATCACGGACGAGGATCGATGGATCGCGGCCTTGTCGGTCATCGGACCGCAGCTCAAGGAGCAGTGCGGCGCTGCGTACCGAATGGTCGGAGACTCCGTCCGCCCGGTTGACGGGGGCCGAGGATGACCACGTCGCGATCCTCCCACTCGGCCATCACCCTGACCGCCTCCGCGTTGATCCTCAGTACCGCTGGCGCGGCCTTCCTCTCGATCGACAACTTGCTCGGATTCGTCGACACCCATGCGATCGGCACGGCTTCGGTCCCGATGGTCGCATGGTTCATCCTCTTCGCGGGTTCGGTGGCGGCTCTCGGTGGCATGCTCACTCGCGACCTAACGCGTGCGCTCGTCGCCATCGCCATCGTCGGCTTCGTGGCGACGCGTTCCCCCGCGACCAGCCTCCATCTGTCGCTCCCCATCGCGATCGCGCTCCAGGCCCTCGTCCCACTGACCTTCGCCGCGGCAGGAGCATCCGTCCTGCGCCGTCCTCGAGACCTCGTGATCGTGCAAGTCCTCGCGGCGCTGCTCATGGGGCTCGCCCTTGCTTGGACGGCGACTGCCTTCATTCCGGTTGCGCTCGGAGCGTTCCTCATCGCGCAGGCCGGCACGCTGCTCGTCGCGCTCAGCCTGAGCCTGCGACCGGTCCTCCGCCTGAGTCGGGATGTCGCACGCGACCTCTGGTCGAGCGCCGACGTCCGATGACGGCTCGATCCGGACGGCCACCCCATCCTGAGCCCAGAGACCTCGGCGACGTCACGTATCGATCATCTCGTGTGTCGTCCGGAGGCATGACCGCTCGCCGGAGCGCACAAGTCCGGTACATCTCGTCGGACTGGAGGCGCGCTACCAGCTGGCACCGCGCCTCCCGTCCGGAACAGGGTCGCGGACACGCCGAGGCGATGCCGCCACCACTCACATGTTCGCGATGAGCCGGAGCGTGTAACCGTCGGGAACCGTTTGGTGTTCGACGTAGTGCATGAACACCGGCGCCGCCTGGTCGGCGGTGAACAGCTCCGCCGGGTGCCGCGGCTCGTGCGCAGCCTGCACGTCGATCGTCTCCGTGAGCGGTTCCGACAGGTCGTGGTCACGGCCGACGATGTAGAAGCGGTACTCGCCGTCGTCCTCACGTCGGCGAAGCTCGACGCTCATCTTCTCCGCGGTGCCCCCAGCCTGGAGGTACGAGCCGCTGTACTGCTCCTCAGCGGGTTTGGGGTTGAACATCCAGTCAGCATCGTCCGGACACCACCAGATCAGCCACGCGAACTGCTCGTCGTTGTCGAGCAACCCCAGCCTGCGGCGTACCTGATCAGGCATCGGCCGGAAGGTGTCCTGCAAGATGCTGCTGACACTGCTGTTGCTCATTGTGATGATCATTCGCTGGCGCGGCCGTTCGCTACCGCGAGGATCGACTTGCCGCTGTTCGACCGTGCCGGGATGCAGGTCTGGTTGCCGAGGTCGTCGAGGGCCATCTGGCGATTCTCGCAGGGGCGAATCGATGACCACCACCTCGTCCGCGTCGACCGGTAGCGGATCATGGTCCGGACGTTCGCGAGGAAGCGCATTCGGAGTGCGTCAGACTCGACACGTGGATGGCGAGCTTGGTCGGATCCTCGTCCGTGCGGCGACCGGTGACGACGTGGAGGCGGTGCTCGACGTTCAGCTCCGCTCACCGGGACGGTCCGCATCGGCACACTTCAGGCAGCACGTCAGCGCGGGGATCGCTGACGAGTCGGTACTCGTCCTGATCGCCACTGTCGGCCCCGAGACTGTGGCGTGGGCGATGACCACCCACTTCGACGAGTCTGAAGGCCTGGCGCCCGCCGGGTACTACCTGACGGGCGTGACCGTTGCACCGGAGTGGCGTCGCAAGGGCGTGGGCGGGCTCCTGGTGCAAGCACGGTTGAACTGGATCGGAGAGCGCGACACGAAGGCGTTCTTCTTCACGAATGCCTGTAACGACGGATCGATCAAGTTGCACGAGCGATACGGATTCCGACCCGTCGCTCACGGAGCGCGGTTCCGCGGGGTGTCCTTCGAAGGAGGCCGGGGAA from Curtobacterium sp. MCLR17_032 encodes the following:
- a CDS encoding serine hydrolase domain-containing protein, which produces MTAAPPRSPLIRERDTVRNPLTSSGDWRASVRTAESWRAVREPRGPYAAASLLEWGSITKGVVGTTAWLTLEVDRSVAHYLPQVPDTEMTVADLVHHTSGLPRMPVTMGGNLFVDPYRRAVGVPLDPASAVPVTPRGQFVYSNLGYALLGSVLDAAHGDWFAAARHHVLEPAGIVSATLVPAPTERVMPTFFGRPIKPWALGESSFAAAGGIWATFDDLCRYADWALEPGAGPSRTVSWQREGVSTWINGEVRAAGAVIVDAAGVTAVVHTLAKAPYAADRIATALVEQEVRRPRDD
- a CDS encoding GNAT family N-acetyltransferase, coding for MDGELGRILVRAATGDDVEAVLDVQLRSPGRSASAHFRQHVSAGIADESVLVLIATVGPETVAWAMTTHFDESEGLAPAGYYLTGVTVAPEWRRKGVGGLLVQARLNWIGERDTKAFFFTNACNDGSIKLHERYGFRPVAHGARFRGVSFEGGRGILFEADLTHRDSRTPRRPKPAGRPHK